CTGCCGTAGCGGCTGCGAGGCGTGTCCAGGCCGCCCAGGTCGTCGCCGTGTGCTGGTCAGTGATCAGACAGCTGTGCCACGCGGCAAGGCTGCGGCCGTCGAGTACGTAGCCAGCGAGGGTTTCAGGGGAGTGCTGGCGTAGTTGCTCAGTCATGAGGACCACCTCAAGAGCGACTTGTATGGCTCCCACTCTGGCCAATTCAGATGTGAGCTGTGCAAACGCGAGGTTGAGCCTGAGACGAGGCCCGAAAGACGAGTCTGCGATGGAGTCGAACTCCTCCTCCGTTATGTCTTCAACCTGGTCCTGCATGAGCGGCTCGTGGCCGCCCGCGACGAGGTTGTTCCACGCCCGCCAGTAACGGAGACGTTCCTCGGCTCTGCATTTGCCCGCACTCATCGCTGCGCCTCCAGCTCGATCGAGCCAGCCTCAGCCCAGTACTTTCCGGCCTGCAAGCTGTAAACGTGGCTGTCTTCGGTCTTGGACGCATCCATGAAGGCTTTGGCCAGGTTGTCGACGTCGGGCTTCGAGCTGTGCGGTGCGCCCACCATGGCCTGGGCATCGGCAGCAAGAACGTGATGCGCAGTTCGGTAAGTAGCTCATACATCCGCAGGGCAGCGCGCACGTCGTCGCAGCACTGGCGGTAGCGCATGACTGTGGGGCCAACGGAAATCCTGGAGGCGGGGCACGGCGATGAACGGTAGGCGCGGCCCCTTCAAGGCGAAGAGCATCATCGGCAACGTCCGCGACACGAAGGACGCCGCCGAGCGGCAGCTAGCCAATCAGGAACGCATCATCGAACTGCTTGAGCAGCTTCTGAAAGCGGTGCAGGTTCGAATTAATGGGCTTCGAACACGTCCCCAACCCCGAGAGGCGAGCAGGACACCTACTACATAGGCGACCGAACAGTGCGCCAGTGGCGTGAGTGGCTCACGCGTGATCTGCACGGCGGTCCCGACATCCAGGCCGTCACCACGCCGGGCAACACCTACGGTGACACGATCGGCGACTGCGCCTGGTACGCCGTGGCTGGTATTCGACCTGTACGCGGACATAGATGGAGAGCCGGCCGAGAACGAGAAGTTGGCCGACAACCTGCCGTTCATGACGATCAACGACTACCCAGCCATCGCCCATGGCGCTTCAGAGCTGCGACGACGCGGTCATTGAAGGTGTACGGCCGTACCTGAGGAACGTGCTCGGCGATGACTAGCCCCCGGAAGCGACACGCGGGGAACCACGTTTCAAGCCGCGAAAAGGCGCATCGTGTCCGGTTCGTGTCACAGGGTAATGGCATACATGAGTTCGAAGCCAGCCTCCTTGACCTCTTCTGCTACGCCTCGGTTTCGCGGCTTCTTTGCGCCTGCACTTGCATATCTTGAATGTGACTAAGCGCAAACGCTGCTGTCGCCTCCTGCCGTCCGCGATGGAAACCGTCCGACAGGTTCTCCAAGAGTATCTTGCGCGCCTCTTGAGCCGCGACCTCAGCGTTCGCCGCAGCGCGCTTGACCTTGGAATCCTGCCAGTTGTTGGCAACCCCCAATAGCCGGTTCGCGAGATAGGTCAAACTCCCGCCCACGCCCGTGATCCACATGGTGACTTCCAACGGGCTCTCTTTGCGGATCCGCGTGACCTCTACACTTGGCGGGCGTGCCTCGGCGGCAGCCATGTCGATAATCGACGATAGGCCCTCGAAGATCGCGGCGACCTCTCTAAGCTGCCTTGTTTCATCAAAGACGATGTGTACGGATATTGCCTCGTTATCTGCCATGCGTCCCCCTAGGTGTGCGACAACTTTTAGTTGATGATCACTGCGAGCCCACCGAGCACAGCGCCAACTAGCCCGATCCAGATCGAAAATGCCAGGTGTCGGTGCTTTATCCAGGCAATCTTGCTCATCTCAACCAACTGGCGGGACAACACGGGCAGGAAGGCTCGCTGCTCCAGGGCTGACTCCAACTCCTCTTGTTTCCAGTGCCGTACGTGTCCGAAGTATACGAAGTTGTCCGACTTCTCTGAGTCCATCGACTTCACCCGCAGCTTGGGAGCCACTACAAGGACACACAGCACCGCTGCTACGAACAGCAGAACGATCGAGGCAACGAACAGGCCCTGCATGCGCCACCCATGAAACGTTGCCAGAGGCCCATCGTCAGTCGTCGTCGTGATCACTGCCGTGGCAACGATCGTTTCGATGCCGAGCACAAAGCTGGCCTTGGAGTCGACGTTCGAGGTCCACGTTTGAAGCGCGCTGTGAATCTGCCAGGCGTTGTTCACTGCGTCACTCAAATGCTCCTCCGGTAGCGCGTGGTGTACGAAACGATCTGGCGGCCTCCGAG
This Cumulibacter manganitolerans DNA region includes the following protein-coding sequences:
- a CDS encoding RusA family crossover junction endodeoxyribonuclease — encoded protein: MVGAPHSSKPDVDNLAKAFMDASKTEDSHVYSLQAGKYWAEAGSIELEAQR
- a CDS encoding Pycsar system effector family protein, encoding MNNAWQIHSALQTWTSNVDSKASFVLGIETIVATAVITTTTDDGPLATFHGWRMQGLFVASIVLLFVAAVLCVLVVAPKLRVKSMDSEKSDNFVYFGHVRHWKQEELESALEQRAFLPVLSRQLVEMSKIAWIKHRHLAFSIWIGLVGAVLGGLAVIIN